GACAGTTCTTATAGCTCAAATGGGGGGAGAAGTAACGGAAATCTTCCCGGAAATAGGCGAACTGGTAGGTACTGGTGCCCCAATCATGAATGTAGCAAAAATGGATGATATGTGGATTACATTCAACGTTCGCGAAGATCTATTGAAAGGGCTGACCGTCGGTAGCGAGTTTACTGCAATTATCCCTGCTATGGATAGCAAAGAAGTTAAACTGAAAGTATACTTCATGAAAGACCTGGGAACATATGCAGCCTGGAAAGCGACCAAAACAACCGGACAATTCGATTTAAAGACATTTGAAGTACGGGCTACTCCTCTCGCCAAGATAGAAAATCTTCGCCCGGGTATGTCTGTGATTCTTAAAAAATAATGATGATGACAGGTAGTCAGAACAAATATATATATCTGTGGCAAGTCATAAAGCGTGAATGCAGTCGACTGGTCTCACGTCCGCTATATCTGTTTTCTATGGTGATAGCTCCGCTGTTCTGCTATATTTTCTTCACCACATTAATGGGAGCGGGACTTCCGACAAACCTACCCATTGGTGCGGTAGATCTTGATAACTCTACAACTTCCCGTTCTATATTAAGAAATCTCGATGCCCTGGAACAGTCGGAAATTGTGAGTAGGTACGAGAGTTTTGACGAAGCTAGAATTGCCATGCAAAAAGGAGAGATCTACGGATTTTTCTACATCCCCGAAAAGATGTCAGCCAAAGCAATCAGTGGTCGCCAGCCTAAAATATCTTTTTATACCAACAACTCTTATCTGATAGCAGGTTCATTGCTGTTTAAAGACATGAAAATGATGTCAGAACTTGCCGGAGGAGCTGTTAGCCGCGCAACGCTATATGCTAAAGGAGCTACTGAAAAACAGGCGATGGCCATTTTGCAACCAATAGTAATAGATACCCATCCACTGAACAACCCATGGTTGAATTATTCGGTTTATTTGTGCAATACGCTTGTTCCTGGAATACTCATGATCATGATTTTCATGACAACAGTCTATTCCATTGGAGTTGAAATTAAAGATCGCACTGCCAGAGAATGGTTAAGGACAGGAAATAACTCTATCTACATTTCATTGGCAGGTAAACTGCTCCCACAAACGTTTGTCTTTTTTATTATGAGCAGTTTCTACAACGCTTACCTGTACGGCTATCTTCAT
The Bacteroides sedimenti genome window above contains:
- a CDS encoding ABC transporter permease, which codes for MTGSQNKYIYLWQVIKRECSRLVSRPLYLFSMVIAPLFCYIFFTTLMGAGLPTNLPIGAVDLDNSTTSRSILRNLDALEQSEIVSRYESFDEARIAMQKGEIYGFFYIPEKMSAKAISGRQPKISFYTNNSYLIAGSLLFKDMKMMSELAGGAVSRATLYAKGATEKQAMAILQPIVIDTHPLNNPWLNYSVYLCNTLVPGILMIMIFMTTVYSIGVEIKDRTAREWLRTGNNSIYISLAGKLLPQTFVFFIMSSFYNAYLYGYLHFPCNSGILPMILASLLLVLASQACGVVMIGVLPTLRLGLSFASLWGVISFSISGFTFPVMAMHPVLQALSNLFPLRHYFLIYVDQALNGYSMAYSWTNYIALLLFIMLPFTIVHRLKSALIYYKYVP